Proteins encoded by one window of Herpetosiphonaceae bacterium:
- a CDS encoding cyclic-di-AMP receptor — protein MKLAVFVVDNSRADASVDALVGQGFRVTRLASTGGFLRRGNTTLLVGLEDHEIDRARKIVHDAAPESLLIALDLERYERL, from the coding sequence ATGAAGCTAGCCGTCTTTGTTGTCGATAATTCCAGAGCTGATGCCAGCGTAGACGCGCTGGTTGGGCAGGGCTTTCGCGTCACACGGCTGGCGAGCACGGGCGGATTTCTACGGCGGGGCAATACCACGCTGCTGGTTGGCCTCGAAGATCACGAGATCGACCGGGCGCGCAAGATCGTCCACGATGCCGCTCCCGAATCGCTGTTGATCGCGCTTGATCTGGAGCGCTACGAGCGGCTGTGA